DNA sequence from the Desulfovibrio legallii genome:
GATGGTGCCTTCCTTCTCAATGCGGTGGGCCGAAGGCAGCAAGAATACTTCCGTCTTGCAGGCCTTGGGGTCCACACCGGGGCGCTTCCAGTTGTCCGTGGTTTCAGAGTTATGGATTTCCATGCAGACCAGCCAGTCCAATTTGTCCAGGGCCGCCCGCATCTTGTTGGTGTTGGGGAAGCTGTTCATGGGGTTCACGCCCACGATGAAGCCACCCCGCATCTTGCCCTGGTACATCTTGTCCATGGCGTACATGTAGGAGCAGTCTTCGCCCGGCTCCAGCTTGGGCAGGAGGTCATAACAGAAGTTGTTTTCGGGCGTGGCCGCATCGCCAAACCAGCCCTTGAGCAGGCTGACCATGTACTTGGGCCGGTTGCCCCACCAGTTGGCGCTGTTTTTGAGCGTGGTGACAGGGGTATTGGCCTTCATGTAGTCGGCCAGACTCTGCCAGGGCGCGCGCGGCGTGGCGTTGTAACCCGGCAGAATATGGTAGAGCAAAGCGTGGTCTGTGGAGCCCTGCACATTGGGTTCGCCGCGCAGGGCGTTGATACCGCCGCCCGCCACGCCGATGTTGCCCAGCAGCAGCTGGATAAGCGTGGAGGTGCGGATGTTCTGCACGCCCACGGTGTGCTGGGTCCAGCCCAGGGCGTAGAGGATGGTGCCCGCCTTGTCCGGCTTGCCCGTGGCGCAGAAGGCCTTGTAGACCTTAAGCAGGTTTTCCTGTGAAACGCCCGTCACGTCCGAAACGTTTTTGAGCGAATAACGGGAATAGTGCTGGCGCATGAGGTTGAGCACGCAGCGTTCGTTTTTGAGGGTCGGGTCAATAACCGGCCCGCCGTCCGGGCCCTTGGCCAGGACCCACTTGCTCTTGTCGTAGCTGCGGGTCTTGGGATCGTAGCCGGTAAACAGGCCGTCCTTGAAGCCGTAGCCTTCGCCCACCACAAAGGCGGCGTTGGTATAGTTGAGCACATAGTCTTTGAAATACAGATTGTTTTCAAGGATGTAATTGATCATGCCGCCCAGGAAGGGGATATCCGTGCCCGAACGCAGGGGCACATGGAAATCGCAGCGGGCGGACGTACGCGAGAATTTGGGGTCCACGTGCATAAGCACGGCCCCGTTGTCCCTGGCCCGCATAATCCACTTGAAGGCCACGGGATGGTGTTCAGCGGCATTGCTGCCGATAATAAGCACTGCATCGGTATTTTTGATATCGATCCAGTGGTTGGTCATAGCACCGCGTCCGAACGACTCTGCCAGAGCCGCAACAGTGGGGCTGTGTCAGACCCGGGCCTGGTGGTCCATATGGACAACTCCCAGGCCGCGCATGGCTTGATGGATGGCCGCACATTCCTCATTGGAGGCGTGGCTGGTGCCCATCCAGAAGATGGTGTCCAGACGGTTGACCGTCTGGCCTTTAGCGTTTTTAAGCACCATATCACGGTCGCGCGTTTCTTTTACGCGCCGGGCGATCTGGTTCAGACACCACTCCCAGTCTTTCTCCACCCAGGCGTCGCTGTGCGGTGCGCGGTAGAGCGGTTTGTGCAGGCGGTGATCGTTGGTGTACATGGAAAACAAGGCCGCGCCCTTGGCGCAAAGGGCCCCTTCGTTCACGGGGAAGTCGGGGTCGCCCTCGGTGGAGACCAGCTTGCCGTCCCGCACATAGGCGATGACCTGACAGCACACGGAACAGAACGGACAGACGCTGATGACTTCCTTGGCGCCCTCGATTTTGAGCTTGCCGGCATAGGCCTGGGCCTCGCCCAGATCAAAGCCCAACTGCCCCAGCGTGAGACAGAGGACTCCGGCACCGACGCCCTTGAGGAAACTCCGTCGGGTGCTTTTCATTATACCTCTCCTTGGTGTTGACCGGTACAGGGCGGGCGGAGCCGAGGCAGCTCCGGACGCTCCGCGTTGCGGCCGCGCCACAGCACGACCCCTCCTCTTCCGCAACGGAAGGAATTAGTGTCACCCTAATCTAAAAACCGTGACAGCGCAAGGCTGTACCATTTTTTACAAGGAGATCTGCCCCCTTTTTATGCCCATCCAACCATGCAGAATGGTATACCATTTTATAGACAGACGCTGACGCCCACAGGCGAAAGGGAGATTATTGCGCGGGGAAGCAGGTTAGCCATTGCAACCTTGAAGTGCCCTGGCGGTTGCGTGCGCAGCCGACAGCCTCTTTGTCTCCAAGGCATGTCTGTCATTTATCTATGGGGGGAATTTTTTGCAGGAGGGGGAAAGGACACAACGGCGATAGGCCGCGCGGGGGACGCGCCCCGCACGGCCTGGCCATGGGTCAGCGCCTTGTGTCCTGAGGAGTGCGCAGCCCCTTGGGGGGCCGCAGGCGCACAAGGCAGCCGGGCCGCACGGCGGAACGGGCCGCATTCGACGCGGCAAAAGATTGTTGTTCCAGCAGCAGTTCCAGCACGCCACGGGGTTTAGCGGGCTGGGCCTGGGCCTGAGCCTGGACCAGGGGCCAACCTTGCGGGTCCAGCACCGTGCAGGACGTGCCCGGCGGCGGGGGCGGCGCACCCAGCAGCAGACACCACAGACGCAGGGCTGTCTTTTCCGACTGCACGCGCAGCACTTCACCGCAGCCCAGGGTCGCCAGCAGATTCTGGCAGCGACTGCCCAGGGCAAAGACCAGCACCCCACCTGCAAGACCGGGCAAAGCCAGGCTTGCGGCCAAAATAAAAGGGTTCCAGCCCAGCAGCCTTTGCAGCAGAGAGAGGGAGGCCGCACGTAGGGAGCGCGCGTCGGCGTACACCTGCACGGTCAGGTGCTGCTCCGTGCTGGGGGGCGCGCCGCGGAAGCGCACCAGCAGATCGTACCGGCCCGGTTCCGTTGAGGGACCGGCGGCCACTGCGGCACGCCACATGCCGTTGCCCATCCAGTAGCCGGTGAAAAAGCCTTCCAGTCGGAAAGTCAGATCTGGGACCGACGGGGTAAAAACCGCCTGCAGGTCACTGTCCACGGGGTTTTTCAAGGCTGCCGGGCCGGAGATCTCCAGGCCCTGGCCGGGCACAAGGTCCAGCACGCCCGCACCGGCACGCATAAGCCCCTGCGCGCCGTCCAGCAGGGCCAGCAAGGCCAGGGCCAGAAACACGGCGCAACACACGCCCAACCGCCGTTGATAACCGCGCAAACGGCCGTAGTCCCGCCAAGCGGCGGATGCCGGGGCAGTCAGCGAAGATGCGTCCGGCGAGGTTGACAGAGGGGTGGGCGTAGGGGACATGCGGTTTTCCTCCTTGCCGCGGTTATGCCTCGGACACGGGGGCATGGCAAGGCCGCGGCGGCGCATTACGCGGTCCGGCCCCCACGGCTGCGGACGGGCAGCGGCTGCGTGGCCGTCTGGGCCACCTGCCAGCAGACCAGGCAAGGGCCGCGTTTGGGCAGGTCCACCAGGCTTTGCCCAACGGCGGGCCAGCGGCGACGCACCAGGCGGGTCAGCCAAAAGGCCGCCCCCCAGACGGGCAGACTGATGCCGAAAAACCAGACGCTGAACACCAGTTCCGAAGCCGCTGTACTGTGGGCGGACATGTACATGCCTACAAACACGGCCGCCACCATGACCAGGTTGGCCAGAACGCGGATGACGCCCGTATAGAGAGACTGACGGTAGCTGTTCACTGCATCCTCCTGTGTGCCGCATGCGGGCAGCGCCCGGTAACGGCCGGACGCGGCGGAGAGTTGTCCTGTCCAGGCCGGGGCCGTAGGCGGCGCTTTTGCCAAAGCCGGAGCGGACCTGTTCCGCTCCGGCCGGCCTGCGCGGCAGAGGGGAGCCGCCGCGTGTCTACAGGCGGGGGCGGCATGATCCCCCGCCCGACGTGGGGGCTACTTCTTGAAGATATTGGTCTTGGTTACATTCATAATACGGATGGCCTGGCCCTTTTCGGCATTACGGAAGGCCACGCGCATTTCGTGCCCCGCCGTCCAGGCGTAGGGCGGCAGATCCAGGGCCTCAGCCGGCACCTTAAAGGTAATCAAGGCCTTGAGCCTGGCGGAGTATACGGTAACAGAGCTCTGTTCCTTATCCACCACGGGGAAGGTCTTGCCCGCCACCTTGGGATGGTCCGCGCCAATGTTCTTTTCCACATCCGTAAACTGCACGGGCAGTTCGCGCACGGACTTGGAGGCCTGGTCGTAGATCAGCACCACGGACTTGTTGATGTCGATCATCAGGCGGCCGCCAACCATGGGCGCGGGGCCCATATCCTTGGCTTCGACGGGCAGTTTAAAAGTATGCACGCCGCCGCTGTAGTGCGGGTTGAACTGGTCGTGGGTCACGTCCACCACGATGGTCATGGTTTTGGCCGCGGGGTCAAAGGCCACACAACGGCCCTGCTCCACCCCGCCATCAAAGTTGCAGCCGGCAAGTAGGGCAAGAGAGCCGGCCATTGCCAACGTAAACAGCAGATTGCGTATCTTCATGGCGCGTCTCCTTTAGTTGCCGGCGGGCTGGCGCTTCTTGGCGGCCAATTCCGCCTTGGCTCCCTGCACCATCTTGACGGTGATGTAGAGGGAAATGCCGGTGACCAGGGTGAGCACCACCACTGTGGCCACAGGGCCGAGCAGCCAGTTCCAGGCAGGCAGTTCGGCCTGCAGCAGCTTGAGCAGCACGGAAAGAAGGCAGCCCACCACGGCCAGACCGAACACAAAGCGGATGCCGTAGCCCTTGACGTACTTTGTGGCGACCACGCCGATCTGCGCGCCGATGGCCGCGCCGCAGAGCATGATCAGGGCAGCCAAAAGTTCCACGCGGCCTTTGTAGGCGTAGGAGGCCGCACCATAGAGGCCGGAGATGGCCACTTCAAAAAGGTCTGTGCCCACGGCCAGGTGCGTGGGGCAACCGACCAGGTAGACCAGGGCGGGCATGCGGATCAAGCCGCCGCCGATGCCCAGGATACCGGCCAGCCAACCGGTGAAAAGGCTGACGACCAGGGGCAACCAGGCAGAGCAGGTGATGTTGGCGTGCTTGTAGTGCACCACGGGCGGAATGCGGATGGCCTGCAGGCGCGAGGCCCAGTCCACGCCGGTGGCGGTGCTGTCCAGCTGCTTGTGCTGGGCCAGAGCCTCACGTTCCTTGCGCTTGCGCGCGGCGATGTCGTGAAAGACCAGCCAGGCCAACAAGAAAAGCAGCACCACATAGAGCCAGCGCACCACTTTGTCCACGGAGCCCAGGCGCTCCAGCCACATGACCATCTGCGCGCCCAGTTCCATGCCGAAGATGGTTCCTATCAGCATGGTCAGGCCCAGGGCATAGTCCACATTGCCGAACTTGCCGTGCCGCATGGTGGAGATGAGCGATTTGCCCGCCATCTGCGCCATGTCCGTACCAATGGCAAATGCCATGGGAAAGCCCAGAATGTTCAGGCCGGGCGTAACCATCCACGCGCCGCCCATGCCGAAGAACCCGCCGATGATTCCCACGCCCAAGCCCAGAATGATCAGTCCCGGCCAGAAGATGTGCACGCCGGAAATGGGCATCAACATATACAACCAGTCCATATGCGCCTCCTTCCGGCTACTTTTCCGCCAGTTCGCGGTGCTTGAGGTCAATACCGATGTGCGACATGACCAGGTCGGCCAGCCAGCCGAAGATCACACCCACGATAGGGATGATGATCATGGTCAGAATGGCGAAAAAGAAATGGCTTTCATTATACATTTCCGCCCACCAGTAGAGGATGCCGTCCAGTTTGCGGGTATCCGCCACAATGACCACATCCGCCGACTTCTTGGCCGCCAGGGCCAGGGACGGCAAAACCGTGACCAGCAGGGCGCTGCCGGTGATCCAGGTCCAGAACCTACGCAGCTTGCTCATGATTCCCTCCATATCCAGACAATTTCCGGGCCAGTGTCGCAACGCAGCCCACGGCGCGCCGCACATGCCATGCAATTGTGAAAATTATAGCAACTGCCGTGCCATTGCGCGGCGCCGCCCCAAAGCGCAAGGCGCGCAATGGCCCCTGGTCTGAGGGGAAAAAGGGATAAAAACCGCCCTGCCACAGGAGGAGGCGCCGCGCAAAAAAACTTTCCGGAACCGGCCCGGAGAGCTGGCCGCGCAGGCCGTTGCGCGGGTGCAGGGCCGCTGGTCGGGCCTTGCGCTGAAGAAGCTCAGTCCCCAGTCCGTCATGGGGAGGGCAGCGCACCCCGCCACAACAGAGACAGCAGCCTCCAGAACAAAAATCCGGGTGTGTCACGCGATTTTTGCAAGAAACAGCTTGCGCGGAGTGATAAAGACCCCTATAGTCAGAACCGCTTGCGCTTTTTTGCGCAACAGGGAGGACGGGCGTGCGTTTCCCCAGACCCCTACCGGGCGGCAACTCGCTGGAGCTGACCGCTTTCTTCCTCAACCGCAGCCTGTGCAGCCGCATGCTCATGCTGGGCCTGCCCCTGCTGGCCTTGGCGCTGCTGCTTATCGTGCTGTTCACCGGCAAGGCCG
Encoded proteins:
- a CDS encoding DVU0150 family protein produces the protein MSKLRRFWTWITGSALLVTVLPSLALAAKKSADVVIVADTRKLDGILYWWAEMYNESHFFFAILTMIIIPIVGVIFGWLADLVMSHIGIDLKHRELAEK
- a CDS encoding DUF4881 domain-containing protein, whose protein sequence is MKIRNLLFTLAMAGSLALLAGCNFDGGVEQGRCVAFDPAAKTMTIVVDVTHDQFNPHYSGGVHTFKLPVEAKDMGPAPMVGGRLMIDINKSVVLIYDQASKSVRELPVQFTDVEKNIGADHPKVAGKTFPVVDKEQSSVTVYSARLKALITFKVPAEALDLPPYAWTAGHEMRVAFRNAEKGQAIRIMNVTKTNIFKK
- the fdnG gene encoding formate dehydrogenase-N subunit alpha; this translates as MKSTRRSFLKGVGAGVLCLTLGQLGFDLGEAQAYAGKLKIEGAKEVISVCPFCSVCCQVIAYVRDGKLVSTEGDPDFPVNEGALCAKGAALFSMYTNDHRLHKPLYRAPHSDAWVEKDWEWCLNQIARRVKETRDRDMVLKNAKGQTVNRLDTIFWMGTSHASNEECAAIHQAMRGLGVVHMDHQARVUHSPTVAALAESFGRGAMTNHWIDIKNTDAVLIIGSNAAEHHPVAFKWIMRARDNGAVLMHVDPKFSRTSARCDFHVPLRSGTDIPFLGGMINYILENNLYFKDYVLNYTNAAFVVGEGYGFKDGLFTGYDPKTRSYDKSKWVLAKGPDGGPVIDPTLKNERCVLNLMRQHYSRYSLKNVSDVTGVSQENLLKVYKAFCATGKPDKAGTILYALGWTQHTVGVQNIRTSTLIQLLLGNIGVAGGGINALRGEPNVQGSTDHALLYHILPGYNATPRAPWQSLADYMKANTPVTTLKNSANWWGNRPKYMVSLLKGWFGDAATPENNFCYDLLPKLEPGEDCSYMYAMDKMYQGKMRGGFIVGVNPMNSFPNTNKMRAALDKLDWLVCMEIHNSETTDNWKRPGVDPKACKTEVFLLPSAHRIEKEGTISNSGRWLQWFDMGVKPGYEARDFGDLVVPLFNKIRELYKAQGGALPDPVLKMHWTDKFVAAEWTRRINGLFWADSKVGDKQYKRGQLVPAFGALKDDGTTSSLNWLYCGSWTEEEGNKSKRRDTSQTPMQAKIGLFPNWSWCWPVNRRILYNRASVDPNGQPWNPQKAVIQWDGAKWVGDVPDGPWPPLADKEKGKLPFIMMKDGHAQFYGVGTADGPFPEHYEPAETPLKSHPFSSQLSSPVYKFHTSDMDKIAPPADPRYPIVLTTYSLTEHWCGGGETRNVPNLLEAEPQLYVEMSHELAKEKGIKNGDGVILESARGTCEAIAMVTVRIRPFTVMGRTIHLVGMPFAFGWTTPKCGDSTNRLTVAAFDPNTTIPESKACCVNLRKAEKLTEIG
- a CDS encoding sulfite exporter TauE/SafE family protein → MDWLYMLMPISGVHIFWPGLIILGLGVGIIGGFFGMGGAWMVTPGLNILGFPMAFAIGTDMAQMAGKSLISTMRHGKFGNVDYALGLTMLIGTIFGMELGAQMVMWLERLGSVDKVVRWLYVVLLFLLAWLVFHDIAARKRKEREALAQHKQLDSTATGVDWASRLQAIRIPPVVHYKHANITCSAWLPLVVSLFTGWLAGILGIGGGLIRMPALVYLVGCPTHLAVGTDLFEVAISGLYGAASYAYKGRVELLAALIMLCGAAIGAQIGVVATKYVKGYGIRFVFGLAVVGCLLSVLLKLLQAELPAWNWLLGPVATVVVLTLVTGISLYITVKMVQGAKAELAAKKRQPAGN